A region from the Lolium perenne isolate Kyuss_39 chromosome 4, Kyuss_2.0, whole genome shotgun sequence genome encodes:
- the LOC127291782 gene encoding uncharacterized protein At4g15970, whose translation MGKAMVAEATARQAASFVLGAAAALTVVMLVQYRAPAAGLSRARTQGQFSGWRSLDHRRLNGTAGLTDHQAQVVVAGEGHHAHHANTTLKANSTRTRASHLPIADHKEEGVQEEEFRGLAAAVARAATDDRTVIITCVNQAWAAPGSFLDLFLESFRVGDGTARLLPHVLVVAMDPAAHARCQAVHRHCYHYTMPGVHINFTSAKFFGSKEWLELVWSKVKLQRRILELGYGFLFTDVDILWFRDPFKHVTAYADMTVSSDVYFGDPDRLGNFPNTGFFHVKPNARTIAMTKLLHDSRGRYPGANEQPVFNMIKKQLVAKLGLRLRYLDPAHVGGFCSYGKDLGKIVTMHANCCVGLRNKMRDLRSVLDDWKNYTRLPHWEKHRAKWTVPGACIK comes from the exons ATGGGGAAGGCCATGGTCGCGGAGGCCACGGCACGGCAGGCGGCCTCTTTCGTCCTCGGAGCCGCCGCGGCCCTCACCGTCGTCATGCTCGTCCAGTACCGGGCACCGGCGGCGGGGCTCAGCCGCGCCAGGACGCAGGGCCAGTTCTCCGGGTGGAGATCATTAGACCACCGCCGTCTCAACGGCACAGCAGGACTTACTGATCATCAGGCTCAGGTTGTGGTTGCAGGAGAAGGCCATCATGCTCATCATGCTAACACCACGCTGAAGGCCAATTCTACTAGGACTCGTGCAAGTCATCTTCCCATCGCAGATCACAAAGAAGAG GGCGTGCAGGAGGAGGAGTTCCGTgggctggcggcggcggtggcgcgggCGGCGACGGACGACCGGACGGTGATCATCACGTGCGTGAACCAGGCCTGGGCGGCGCCAGGCTCCTTCCTGGACCTCTTCCTGGAGAGCTTCCGCGTCGGCGACGGCACGGCCCGGCTCCTCCCGCACGTGCTCGTCGTCGCCATGGACCCGGCCGCGCACGCCCGGTGCCAGGCCGTGCACCGCCACTGCTACCACTACACCATGCCGGGCGTCCACATCAACTTCACCTCCGCCAAGTTCTTCGGCTCGAAAGAGTGGCTGGAGCTGGTCTGGAGCAAAGTCAAGCTCCAGCGCCGGATCCTCGAGCTCGGCTACGGGTTCCTCTTCACCGACGTCGACATCCTGTGGTTCCGCGACCCGTTCAAGCACGTGACGGCGTACGCCGACATGACCGTCTCCTCCGACGTCTACTTCGGCGACCCGGACAGGCTCGGCAACTTCCCCAACACCGGCTTCTTCCACGTGAAGCCGAACGCTCGGACGATCGCCATGACCAAACTATTGCACGACTCCAGGGGGCGGTACCCGGGCGCCAACGAGCAGCCGGTGTTCAACATGATCAAGAAGCAGCTGGTGGCGAAGCTCGGGCTCCGGCTCCGGTACCTGGACCCGGCGCACGTCGGCGGGTTCTGTAGCTACGGGAAGGATCTGGGGAAGATTGTGACGATGCACGCGAATTGTTGTGTTGGGTTGAGGAACAAGATGAGGGATCTGAGAAGCGTGCTAGATGATTGGAAGAATTATACCCGGTTGCCTCACTGGGAGAAACACCGGGCCAAGTGGACCGTGCCCGGCGCCTGCATCAAGTGA